The Desulfitobacterium chlororespirans DSM 11544 genome contains a region encoding:
- a CDS encoding serpin family protein, which yields MKQKYRLMVTWALVAVLLGMTLTGCSGNSKVAAGDLMKGITKNPVQLPQEMGGELNQALLDFTWKLFRESGVDNGNVMISAPSVYLALGMALNGADGETREAMLKALSAQNIKLEDFNAGLSAWSNSLMDEKNKTDVRIANSIWIRNGFEAAPAFLQTNGDYYQAGIRSLDFADPSAPKIINQWVEEKTEGTIDKIIETLDDNLMMYLINAIYFKGDWQEPFKAGRTYAGTFSAPAGSVETPFMRRSGNMDYIQGQGATGVILPYTDERFAFVGILPEEGQSPRDFINTITATDMLKLISSKKIKNVDLSLPKFASSYENELQDELNALGMAIAFDPSRADFSLMNKAHNKDLFIGGVKHKTYIKVDEKGTEAAAVTGVEVNTTSMPIDLTQVVFDRPFVYAIIDWQTNSPLFVGIMEDPTLR from the coding sequence ATGAAGCAAAAATATCGATTAATGGTAACTTGGGCCTTAGTGGCGGTGCTGCTGGGCATGACTCTGACCGGCTGTTCAGGAAACTCCAAAGTAGCTGCCGGGGATTTGATGAAGGGGATTACTAAAAATCCTGTCCAGCTTCCCCAGGAAATGGGTGGAGAGTTGAATCAAGCGCTGCTGGATTTCACTTGGAAGTTGTTTAGGGAAAGCGGCGTCGACAACGGGAATGTCATGATCTCGGCACCCTCTGTCTATCTAGCTTTAGGGATGGCTTTAAATGGTGCCGACGGAGAGACCAGAGAAGCTATGCTCAAAGCTCTGTCTGCCCAAAACATAAAGCTGGAAGACTTTAATGCAGGTTTGTCCGCATGGAGCAATTCCTTGATGGATGAGAAAAATAAGACTGATGTGCGTATTGCTAATTCGATCTGGATTCGCAATGGCTTTGAGGCCGCTCCGGCTTTTCTGCAGACCAATGGGGATTATTATCAAGCAGGCATAAGAAGTCTTGATTTTGCCGATCCCTCGGCCCCTAAGATCATCAATCAATGGGTGGAAGAGAAAACAGAGGGAACCATCGATAAGATCATTGAAACGCTGGATGATAATTTAATGATGTATCTTATCAATGCGATCTACTTTAAAGGGGATTGGCAGGAGCCGTTTAAGGCTGGAAGAACCTACGCGGGAACCTTCTCTGCCCCGGCAGGCAGTGTAGAAACCCCATTTATGAGACGAAGCGGGAATATGGATTATATCCAGGGTCAAGGGGCTACGGGGGTCATTCTTCCTTACACCGATGAGCGCTTTGCTTTCGTAGGGATCTTGCCTGAAGAAGGCCAATCACCCCGGGATTTTATCAACACGATTACTGCTACAGACATGCTGAAATTAATCAGCTCGAAAAAGATCAAGAACGTTGACCTTTCTCTGCCGAAATTTGCAAGCAGCTATGAAAATGAACTGCAGGATGAACTCAATGCCTTGGGAATGGCCATAGCATTTGATCCTTCCCGCGCCGATTTCTCATTAATGAATAAGGCCCATAACAAGGACCTTTTTATCGGGGGAGTAAAGCATAAAACCTATATTAAAGTGGATGAAAAGGGAACAGAAGCCGCTGCAGTAACAGGAGTAGAGGTCAACACGACCAGTATGCCCATCGATCTTACCCAAGTCGTATTTGACCGGCCTTTTGTCTATGCCATCATCGATTGGCAGACCAATAGCCCGTTATTTGTGGGAATCATGGAAGATCCAACTCTTCGTTGA
- a CDS encoding ketopantoate reductase family protein, producing MNITIVGAGATGGYFGARLAASGLNVTFLVREKRAAQLREKGLVIKSVVEDLTLATPQIAINAEDIPACDLVLLGLKNYQLAASLPQLKVLVNGGAKILPFLNGVEHFEILAKELGQENVLGGVCKIISTLDSEGTIHHTSKVHQIIFGELEPTGKEFCLGLEQAMAKANFKVKYTENILNEIWSKYAFITVFSGVTSAGDLTTDQIYAHEATVKVYRRSLEEMKGLADAYGVALSEEFVEQNVEGLPKYAKGSTSSMHQDMRKGLFLEVESLQGAAIRLAGRKNMELPTIETLYGLIKPYEMGSIG from the coding sequence ATGAACATAACCATAGTGGGTGCAGGAGCTACCGGAGGATACTTTGGCGCAAGATTGGCGGCAAGCGGGCTTAATGTCACGTTCTTAGTCCGTGAGAAGCGGGCGGCTCAGCTGAGGGAAAAGGGCTTGGTGATCAAGAGTGTGGTAGAGGATTTAACCCTTGCGACCCCTCAGATAGCCATTAATGCGGAGGATATTCCTGCCTGCGACTTAGTGTTGCTGGGATTGAAAAACTACCAACTGGCGGCAAGTCTTCCCCAGCTCAAGGTCTTAGTGAATGGGGGTGCTAAAATATTGCCTTTCCTCAATGGGGTAGAGCATTTTGAAATACTGGCTAAAGAGCTTGGCCAGGAGAATGTCCTGGGTGGTGTCTGCAAAATCATCTCCACTCTCGACTCGGAAGGAACCATTCATCATACCAGCAAAGTTCACCAGATCATCTTTGGCGAATTGGAACCCACCGGCAAGGAGTTTTGCCTGGGGCTGGAACAAGCCATGGCGAAGGCTAACTTTAAGGTGAAATATACGGAGAATATCTTGAACGAAATCTGGAGTAAGTATGCCTTTATCACCGTATTCTCCGGGGTTACCTCCGCTGGAGATCTGACCACGGATCAAATTTATGCTCATGAGGCCACGGTAAAAGTCTACCGCCGTTCTCTGGAAGAGATGAAAGGCCTGGCCGATGCCTACGGAGTAGCCTTAAGTGAAGAGTTCGTGGAGCAGAATGTGGAAGGGCTGCCGAAATACGCAAAAGGCTCCACATCCTCTATGCATCAAGACATGCGCAAAGGATTGTTCCTGGAAGTGGAGAGCCTTCAGGGGGCCGCAATTCGCTTGGCCGGCAGAAAGAATATGGAACTGCCCACCATTGAAACTTTGTATGGGCTGATTAAACCCTATGAGATGGGGAGTATCGGGTAA
- a CDS encoding FeoB-associated Cys-rich membrane protein, which produces MNGWSVLLLVLIMAGFLMAVRSIWRNRDNPCGGCSGDCSSCKHPNPPDQAEK; this is translated from the coding sequence ATGAACGGATGGAGTGTTTTGCTTCTGGTGCTCATTATGGCGGGCTTTTTGATGGCTGTACGTTCTATCTGGAGGAACAGGGATAACCCTTGCGGGGGCTGCAGTGGAGACTGCAGTTCCTGCAAGCATCCCAATCCTCCGGATCAAGCTGAAAAATAA
- the feoB gene encoding ferrous iron transport protein B, which produces MKLNELEISRSASIISVGGKGALRQHFLDMGVIPGAIVTMVKLAPLGDPMEVRIHGYELTLRLADAEKIEILPVAEAEPLAESSKKRELAKHPGLGETGIFHTKADGDPLPDSQLLTFALAGNQNCGKTTLFNQLTGSNQRVGNFPGVTVDRKDGVIKGHANTLVTDLPGIYSMSPYSNEELVTRQFLLQDKPKGIINIVDATNIERNLYLTIQLMELNIPMVLALNMMDEVRENGGSIHINEMENRLGIPVVPISASKNEGIQELVDHAIHVAQNQERPGRMDFCDPDHDNGAVHRCLHAIIHLIEDHAKRAQIPLRFAASKVAEGDEEILKALNLNQNELELLDHIIQQMEDERGLDHGAAIADMRFKFIKEICDATVVKPKESKEYARSVAIDNVLTGKYTAIPAFVGIMSLVFWLTFGVIGTWLADGLDLGITWLSELVDLGLTAYGINSVVHSLIIDGIFAGVGSVLSFLPIIVTLFFFLSILEDSGYMARVAFVMDKLLRKIGLSGRSIVPMLIGFGCSVPGVMASRTLPSERDRKMTILLTPFMSCSAKLPIYALFTAAFFPRYGALVMIGLYFTGIVTGVVFALLLKGTMFKGEPVPFVMELPNYRMPGFKNVWQLLWDKAKDFITRAFTVIFVATIIIWFLQYFDPRLNAVSDSQDSLLALVSGIIAPIFVPLGFGDWRISTALITGFMAKESVVSTLTVLLGGSTASLSTMFTPFSAIVFLVFTLLYTPCVAAIASVRRELGGKWAVGVAVMQCVIAWVVALFVNLLGIMMGWV; this is translated from the coding sequence ATGAAGCTTAATGAACTGGAAATAAGCCGGAGCGCCTCCATCATTTCCGTAGGCGGAAAAGGCGCTCTGCGTCAGCATTTTCTTGATATGGGCGTCATTCCCGGTGCCATCGTAACTATGGTTAAGCTGGCACCCTTAGGAGACCCTATGGAAGTGCGCATCCATGGCTATGAATTGACACTGCGCCTGGCCGATGCAGAAAAAATCGAGATCCTGCCGGTTGCTGAGGCGGAACCATTAGCGGAGAGCTCCAAGAAAAGGGAGCTGGCCAAGCATCCCGGCCTTGGGGAGACCGGGATATTTCACACGAAAGCGGACGGAGACCCGCTGCCGGACAGCCAACTCCTGACCTTTGCCTTAGCAGGCAATCAGAACTGTGGCAAGACAACTCTGTTTAACCAACTGACCGGCTCCAACCAACGGGTGGGCAACTTTCCGGGAGTGACGGTGGATAGAAAAGACGGCGTCATCAAGGGACATGCCAATACTCTGGTCACCGACCTGCCGGGGATCTACTCCATGTCTCCTTACAGCAATGAAGAGCTGGTAACCCGCCAGTTTTTGCTTCAGGATAAGCCTAAGGGGATCATTAACATTGTAGATGCTACGAATATCGAAAGAAACCTGTATCTTACCATACAGTTGATGGAATTGAATATTCCCATGGTGTTGGCCTTGAACATGATGGATGAAGTGCGGGAAAACGGCGGTTCTATTCACATTAATGAAATGGAGAACAGGCTGGGAATACCCGTTGTTCCCATTTCTGCTTCCAAGAACGAAGGAATCCAGGAACTGGTGGATCACGCTATTCATGTGGCCCAAAATCAGGAACGGCCCGGCAGGATGGATTTTTGCGATCCGGACCATGATAACGGCGCTGTTCACCGCTGTCTTCATGCCATCATCCATCTGATTGAGGATCATGCCAAACGGGCTCAGATTCCTTTGCGCTTCGCCGCCAGCAAGGTTGCCGAAGGGGATGAGGAAATTCTCAAAGCGCTGAATTTGAATCAAAACGAGCTGGAGCTCCTCGATCATATTATTCAGCAGATGGAAGATGAAAGAGGCTTGGATCATGGGGCAGCCATTGCCGATATGCGGTTCAAATTTATCAAAGAAATATGCGACGCCACGGTGGTTAAACCTAAGGAGAGCAAGGAATACGCCAGAAGTGTGGCCATTGATAATGTACTGACGGGGAAATATACAGCCATTCCAGCCTTTGTGGGTATTATGAGTCTGGTTTTCTGGCTGACCTTCGGCGTGATCGGCACCTGGTTGGCAGATGGCCTCGACCTGGGAATTACCTGGCTGTCGGAGTTGGTGGATCTGGGACTGACCGCCTACGGGATTAACTCCGTTGTCCACTCGTTGATTATCGACGGTATTTTTGCCGGTGTGGGCAGTGTGCTGAGCTTTTTGCCGATTATTGTGACTTTATTCTTTTTCTTATCCATCCTTGAAGATAGCGGTTATATGGCCAGAGTAGCTTTTGTCATGGATAAGCTTTTAAGAAAAATCGGCCTTTCCGGCCGCAGTATTGTGCCGATGCTGATCGGCTTTGGCTGCTCTGTTCCCGGGGTTATGGCCAGCAGGACTCTTCCATCCGAACGGGACCGGAAGATGACCATTCTGTTGACCCCTTTTATGAGCTGCTCCGCTAAACTGCCAATCTACGCTCTCTTTACAGCGGCATTCTTCCCCAGATATGGGGCTTTGGTGATGATTGGGCTGTACTTTACCGGCATTGTGACGGGGGTAGTATTTGCTTTGCTTTTAAAGGGCACTATGTTCAAAGGAGAACCGGTCCCTTTTGTGATGGAATTGCCCAATTATCGCATGCCTGGGTTCAAGAATGTCTGGCAGCTTCTGTGGGATAAGGCCAAGGACTTTATTACCAGAGCATTTACGGTGATCTTTGTCGCAACGATCATTATTTGGTTCCTGCAGTATTTTGACCCTCGCTTAAATGCGGTCTCCGATTCCCAAGACAGCCTCTTGGCTTTGGTTTCGGGTATTATTGCTCCGATTTTCGTACCGCTTGGTTTTGGGGATTGGCGGATTTCGACGGCCCTGATCACGGGATTTATGGCCAAAGAAAGCGTCGTTTCCACTTTGACCGTGTTATTGGGGGGCTCCACTGCTTCCTTGTCCACCATGTTCACTCCCTTTTCGGCCATCGTATTTCTGGTATTCACCTTGTTGTATACTCCCTGTGTGGCGGCCATCGCCTCCGTAAGGCGTGAACTTGGCGGAAAATGGGCTGTAGGTGTAGCGGTTATGCAATGTGTTATTGCCTGGGTAGTGGCCCTGTTCGTCAATCTCCTTGGCATAATGATGGGATGGGTGTAA
- a CDS encoding TorD/DmsD family molecular chaperone — MGVHEGRLYVYQLLKYLFEQPLNPESLKQLQEQPGLKELAHISSGAQSINDFLVTNKDDYPETLCQALQAEYQRLFVGPGQVLVPIWESVYFDPEHLMFGERTLAVREFYCKYHLESIHKNRQPEDHLAVELEFMIYLIGQYLASEDGVQQTELLRDQKEFIQKHLATWKDEFLQFLEKSTNCLLYRGGGQLLKEFLDMECEMFEHLEEVS, encoded by the coding sequence ATGGGTGTACATGAAGGGCGCTTATATGTTTATCAACTACTCAAGTACTTATTTGAACAACCTTTAAACCCTGAAAGCCTAAAACAATTACAAGAGCAGCCTGGACTGAAGGAACTGGCTCATATAAGTTCCGGAGCACAGAGCATTAACGATTTCTTAGTTACGAACAAAGACGATTATCCTGAAACACTTTGCCAAGCACTTCAAGCTGAGTATCAGAGGCTTTTTGTAGGCCCCGGACAGGTACTTGTACCCATCTGGGAGTCCGTCTATTTTGACCCGGAGCATTTGATGTTCGGGGAACGCACCTTGGCAGTGAGAGAATTCTACTGCAAGTATCATCTCGAGTCGATTCACAAGAACCGGCAACCCGAAGACCACCTGGCAGTGGAATTGGAGTTTATGATTTATCTGATTGGCCAATATCTGGCAAGTGAGGATGGCGTCCAGCAAACAGAGCTGCTTAGGGATCAAAAAGAGTTTATTCAGAAACATCTTGCCACCTGGAAAGATGAGTTCCTCCAATTTCTGGAGAAGTCAACCAACTGCCTGCTGTATCGAGGCGGCGGACAGTTACTGAAAGAATTTTTGGACATGGAATGTGAGATGTTTGAACATCTGGAGGAGGTAAGCTAG
- a CDS encoding DMSO/selenate family reductase complex A subunit, translated as MNLSRRSFLKWSATLGAMGTGLMSLTACSQNASLTGGEGASAGEQIIPTASTQDCGGRCLIKAHVKDGVITRISTRSAYEEDEPGANMKACLRGRSYRKHLYHPDRLKYPMKRVGKRGEGKFEQISWEEAIDTIATETRRIFDQYGPESRYCNVGTGDTGGVIYRMGLGGRFLSATGGYLPLYNSVSMGNTGTATPYVYGVAATASSLDSLKDTKLVILWGHNTTETIFGASNYYFRQMKNRGCKFICVDPRNSNTAVAFADEWIPLLPTTDNALMDAMAHVIVSENLHDQAFLDQYVQGFDEEHMPEGVPAHESLVSYLFGKKDGVEKTPEWAEVICKVPAETIRRIAREYATTKPAALIQGWGPQRHSCGERTALGATMLASITGNVGVLGGWAGGYIGLSRKGCIGLPDVPNPYPGAIPTLSWVDAIECPEKVTPAEGLLGVDKLNSPIKMLLNLAGDFIANQNPDINRTIRVLEDESLVEFIVVSDLFMTPSARYADILLPGNTFFERYNIGATWNNGDYFILSQKIVDNYYESRSEYDWLAEVADKLGAKDVFTDGKTEEEWVRWIVDETRAKYPETLSWEELEKVGISKFHYDGPRVAFQDQIEDPVNNPFPTPSGKIELFSKTLYDMHNPEIPAIPVYVPAWEGPEDELTEKYPLQLIGWKTKARDNSTFYNNPWLQQAMVQEVWINPMDAKPRNIVTGDRVKVFNDRGTTMLQARVTSRVIPGVIAAPTGSWFTPDGKGGCTNGNLNVLTTLRKTALSHGNTQHTSLVEISKL; from the coding sequence ATGAACCTATCAAGAAGAAGTTTCTTAAAGTGGTCTGCCACCCTGGGGGCCATGGGAACAGGACTTATGTCATTAACCGCCTGCAGTCAAAACGCTTCCTTAACCGGCGGCGAAGGGGCTTCCGCAGGAGAACAAATCATCCCCACCGCCAGCACACAGGACTGCGGCGGCCGTTGCCTGATTAAAGCTCATGTGAAAGACGGCGTAATCACAAGAATCAGTACGCGGAGCGCTTACGAAGAAGACGAACCCGGTGCCAATATGAAAGCCTGCCTGCGGGGACGGAGCTATCGCAAACATCTCTATCACCCTGATCGCTTGAAGTACCCCATGAAACGGGTGGGCAAACGGGGAGAAGGAAAATTTGAACAGATCTCCTGGGAAGAAGCCATTGATACCATTGCCACAGAAACCCGGCGCATCTTTGATCAATATGGACCTGAATCAAGATATTGCAATGTAGGCACTGGGGATACCGGCGGCGTAATTTACCGTATGGGTCTTGGCGGTCGTTTCCTAAGCGCCACCGGCGGTTATCTCCCCTTATACAATTCAGTCAGTATGGGTAATACAGGCACTGCCACCCCTTATGTCTATGGGGTCGCCGCTACCGCCAGCAGTCTGGACAGCTTAAAAGACACCAAGCTGGTTATCCTTTGGGGACACAATACCACCGAGACCATTTTTGGCGCCTCCAATTATTACTTCCGTCAAATGAAAAACCGCGGCTGTAAGTTTATCTGCGTCGATCCCCGCAACTCCAATACGGCTGTGGCTTTTGCCGACGAATGGATTCCCTTGCTGCCTACGACAGATAATGCCCTGATGGACGCGATGGCTCATGTGATCGTCAGCGAGAATCTGCATGATCAAGCCTTTCTGGATCAATACGTCCAGGGCTTTGATGAAGAACATATGCCCGAAGGCGTACCCGCCCATGAATCTTTAGTATCTTACCTCTTCGGCAAAAAGGATGGAGTGGAGAAAACCCCGGAATGGGCAGAGGTTATCTGCAAAGTTCCTGCTGAAACCATTCGCCGTATTGCCCGGGAATATGCCACCACGAAACCGGCGGCCCTTATCCAGGGCTGGGGCCCCCAACGGCATTCCTGCGGAGAAAGAACCGCTCTCGGTGCTACCATGCTGGCTTCCATTACCGGCAATGTAGGCGTTCTTGGCGGCTGGGCCGGCGGCTATATCGGTCTGAGCCGCAAAGGCTGCATTGGGCTTCCTGACGTACCGAATCCTTATCCCGGAGCTATTCCCACCTTATCCTGGGTCGATGCCATTGAATGCCCCGAAAAAGTCACCCCGGCAGAAGGATTGCTGGGTGTGGACAAACTGAACAGTCCGATCAAAATGCTTTTGAACTTGGCCGGAGATTTCATAGCCAATCAAAATCCTGATATCAATCGCACGATCAGAGTTTTAGAAGATGAGAGCCTCGTGGAATTCATCGTAGTCAGCGACCTGTTCATGACCCCCAGTGCCCGCTATGCGGACATTCTCCTGCCCGGCAACACCTTCTTTGAACGTTATAATATCGGCGCAACCTGGAATAATGGGGATTACTTCATTCTCTCCCAAAAGATTGTGGATAATTATTATGAAAGCCGTTCCGAATATGACTGGTTGGCTGAAGTAGCGGATAAGCTGGGAGCAAAGGATGTCTTCACCGACGGCAAGACAGAGGAAGAATGGGTGCGCTGGATTGTCGATGAGACCCGAGCCAAGTATCCGGAAACCCTTTCCTGGGAGGAGCTGGAGAAAGTAGGCATCAGCAAATTCCATTATGACGGTCCCCGGGTAGCTTTCCAGGATCAGATCGAAGATCCGGTCAACAATCCTTTCCCCACCCCATCCGGCAAAATAGAGCTCTTCTCCAAGACCCTTTACGATATGCATAACCCCGAAATTCCCGCTATACCTGTTTACGTACCGGCCTGGGAAGGACCGGAAGATGAGTTAACCGAAAAATATCCCCTGCAGCTGATTGGCTGGAAAACGAAAGCAAGAGACAACTCCACCTTTTATAATAATCCCTGGCTGCAGCAAGCCATGGTCCAGGAAGTATGGATCAACCCCATGGATGCAAAACCCAGAAACATTGTTACCGGCGACCGGGTCAAAGTATTTAACGATCGTGGCACGACCATGCTCCAAGCCCGGGTTACATCACGAGTTATTCCCGGAGTTATCGCCGCCCCCACAGGATCCTGGTTTACTCCCGATGGCAAAGGCGGTTGCACTAACGGCAATCTTAACGTCCTGACTACCTTAAGAAAAACCGCTCTTTCTCATGGCAATACTCAACATACCAGCCTGGTGGAAATAAGCAAATTATAA
- a CDS encoding DMSO/selenate family reductase complex B subunit, with product MSVQYGFYINQSRCSGCHACQTSCNDKNDLEPGRLFRRIKETDGGEFTPFNQGYAHNAYAFFTSISCNHCEHPKCTEACPSGAMHKDSETGIVSVNQNRCIGCRYCTWACPYGAPQYNKEAGRMSKCDFCADLLSQGETPVCVAACPYEALDYGPIEELRAKYGTLADSPDLPSSDETHPNIVLKPHKR from the coding sequence ATGAGTGTACAGTATGGTTTTTATATTAACCAAAGCAGATGCAGCGGCTGTCATGCCTGTCAGACCAGTTGCAATGATAAAAATGATCTGGAACCAGGCCGTCTTTTCCGGCGCATCAAGGAAACCGACGGCGGGGAATTTACCCCTTTTAATCAAGGATACGCTCACAATGCCTATGCTTTTTTTACATCCATCTCCTGCAATCATTGTGAGCATCCGAAATGCACGGAAGCTTGCCCCAGCGGTGCAATGCACAAGGATTCGGAAACCGGTATTGTCTCTGTGAATCAAAACCGCTGTATCGGCTGCCGCTATTGCACATGGGCTTGCCCCTATGGCGCACCCCAATACAACAAGGAAGCCGGCCGGATGTCCAAATGTGACTTCTGCGCAGATTTGCTCAGTCAAGGTGAGACTCCCGTATGTGTGGCCGCCTGTCCCTATGAAGCTCTTGATTACGGCCCCATTGAAGAGTTGCGGGCGAAGTATGGCACACTGGCCGATTCTCCGGATTTACCCTCATCAGATGAGACCCACCCTAATATAGTCCTCAAACCTCATAAGAGATAA
- a CDS encoding dimethyl sulfoxide reductase anchor subunit family protein gives MHSWPLYLFTLAIQSAVGGCIMLMLFNILLKKVLAKDTLQKANLKSLTVLTVLSVLGLGFSFFDIGYPLNAVNAITNLGASWLSREILFTVLFIALISVSLAVNWKTQHLSQALLAVAGIAGLAVIFAMGSLYSHTIFEPWNSLNTLIGFYGSTIILGAVLINLVFFPVFKSTRGSFEAIKLPTLLAVLAAFIIQFAFIAALGSSLATLNPAISLVRWFCSALAALLLVYLYFKDPKKSELLYISFGLLFVGELIGRYLFYLPLS, from the coding sequence ATGCATTCATGGCCTTTGTATCTATTCACCCTGGCTATTCAATCCGCTGTGGGCGGCTGCATCATGCTTATGCTTTTTAATATCCTGCTTAAAAAAGTGCTCGCAAAAGACACCTTGCAAAAAGCCAACCTAAAAAGCTTAACTGTCTTGACTGTTCTTTCCGTTCTCGGCCTTGGTTTCTCATTTTTCGATATTGGCTATCCACTCAACGCCGTCAACGCCATTACCAATCTTGGCGCTTCTTGGTTAAGCCGTGAAATCCTGTTTACCGTCTTGTTTATTGCCTTAATCTCCGTCTCATTAGCAGTTAACTGGAAAACACAGCACCTTTCGCAAGCCTTGCTGGCCGTTGCCGGCATCGCCGGACTGGCCGTAATCTTTGCCATGGGCTCCCTCTATAGCCATACGATTTTTGAGCCCTGGAACAGCCTTAATACCCTGATCGGTTTCTATGGTTCCACCATCATCTTAGGGGCCGTGCTGATTAACCTCGTCTTTTTCCCAGTCTTTAAAAGCACCCGCGGCTCCTTTGAGGCGATCAAGCTGCCCACCTTGCTGGCTGTTTTAGCCGCCTTCATTATTCAGTTCGCTTTCATAGCAGCTTTAGGGTCAAGCCTCGCCACTCTTAATCCTGCCATATCCTTAGTCCGTTGGTTCTGTTCAGCCTTGGCAGCTCTCCTGCTGGTCTACTTATATTTTAAAGACCCGAAAAAATCCGAACTGCTTTACATCTCCTTCGGGCTCTTGTTCGTTGGTGAATTGATTGGCAGATACTTATTCTATCTTCCCTTAAGCTAA
- a CDS encoding response regulator transcription factor, whose product MKIMLVDDERSIQKAVEYIVRENGYQFCYVDNGLEALEVFAGESPDLLILDVMLPGLDGFAVCEKIRSFSDVPIIFLSAKGDIVDKGIGFKMGGDDYLVKPFSSMELDFRIKALLRRPHRLEDEPSNSDEVLKVGDLEMRLNEYEVYSGGEKVELTAKEFEVLAFLAKNRGQVFTREQLLDKIWGLDFEGDTNTVTVFIRRIREKIEADPAKPQHILTVWGVGYKFRSK is encoded by the coding sequence ATGAAGATCATGTTGGTCGATGATGAGAGAAGCATTCAAAAGGCTGTTGAATATATCGTACGGGAAAATGGCTATCAGTTTTGCTATGTGGATAATGGACTGGAGGCCCTTGAAGTTTTTGCCGGAGAATCCCCTGACCTGCTGATTCTGGACGTTATGCTGCCGGGACTGGATGGGTTTGCCGTGTGTGAGAAAATTCGCTCCTTCAGCGATGTACCCATTATTTTTCTATCAGCCAAAGGGGATATTGTCGATAAAGGGATTGGCTTTAAAATGGGGGGAGATGACTATCTTGTTAAGCCCTTCAGCTCTATGGAACTGGATTTTCGGATTAAGGCCTTGCTGCGCAGACCCCATCGCCTGGAAGATGAACCGAGTAACAGTGATGAAGTCTTAAAAGTCGGTGATTTAGAGATGCGCTTAAATGAGTATGAGGTTTACTCCGGTGGTGAAAAGGTGGAGCTGACCGCTAAGGAATTTGAGGTCCTGGCTTTTTTGGCCAAAAACCGGGGGCAGGTCTTTACCCGGGAGCAGTTGCTGGATAAAATCTGGGGTCTGGATTTTGAGGGAGATACCAATACGGTTACGGTATTTATTCGCCGCATCCGCGAGAAGATCGAAGCTGATCCGGCAAAGCCTCAACATATATTGACCGTATGGGGAGTTGGGTATAAATTCAGATCCAAGTGA